A window of the Diabrotica undecimpunctata isolate CICGRU chromosome 1, icDiaUnde3, whole genome shotgun sequence genome harbors these coding sequences:
- the Tsen34 gene encoding uncharacterized protein Tsen34 — protein sequence MINLYLSNGEILLYNINDWLVLRKDHRIIGETVGNAVNIPSLPIKIIPEEACLLISRNIVTLSEAPKEIVKTEEDQCNIEKYESKLLESQIVNYRETRKLQIEQIVDQVIIKHNDNRSREEIINEKLAQSPPITKSNMIWPIQLSASSSMDQTVKLLNVENILTLTTVLKRSVYADLWNRGYYVTQGHKFGGDFLVYLGDPVCHHAIFIVKCINNMKDIFPLELISLGRLGTSVKKRAVLASMENDKISYITMSWIDEELSTVEDINEDD from the coding sequence ATGATTAATTTATATCTTTCTAATGGTGAAATATTACTATATAATATTAATGATTGGTTAGTACTACGAAAAGATCATCGAATTATCGGAGAAACTGTAGGAAACGCAGTAAATATACCTTCTTTACCTATAAAAATTATTCCAGAAGAAGCTTGTTTATTGATATCCAGAAACATTGTAACTCTATCAGAAGCCCCCAAGGAAATTGTTAAAACCGAAGAAGATCAGTGTAATATAGAAAAATACGAATCAAAGTTATTGGAATCACAAATTGTCAACTATAGAGAAACTCGAAAACTGCAAATTGAGCAAATAGTTGATCAGGTTATAATTAAACATAATGATAATCGAAGCAGAGAAgaaattataaatgaaaaattgGCACAATCACctccaataacaaaaagtaatatGATATGGCCTATACAGCTATCTGCCTCCAGTAGTATGGACCAAACTGTAAAACTGCTGAACgtagaaaatattttaacattaacCACTGTATTAAAACGTTCTGTGTATGCTGATTTATGGAATAGAGGTTACTATGTTACACAAGGACATAAATTTGGTGGAGACTTCTTAGTATATTTGGGTGACCCAGTATGCCATCATGCAATTTTTATAGTAAAATGTATCAATAATATGAAAGATATTTTTCCACTGGAATTAATTTCCTTGGGAAGATTGGGAACATCTGTGAAGAAAAGGGCAGTATTGGCATCTATGGAAAATGATAAAATTTCGTATATTACAATGAGTTGGATAGATGAGGAACTCTCAACTGTAGAGGATATAAATGAGGATGATTAA